One genomic window of Gossypium hirsutum isolate 1008001.06 chromosome D11, Gossypium_hirsutum_v2.1, whole genome shotgun sequence includes the following:
- the LOC107913671 gene encoding ABC transporter D family member 1 has translation MPSLQLLQLTDRGRNLLASRRKAVLLASGIVVAGGTAAYLQSRFSSKKPYSYGHSNGVQDDRENSDEVLKRNNNVKGTTRKRGGLKSLQVLTAILLSKMGQTGARDLLALVGIVVLRTALTNRLAKVQGFLFRAAFLQRVPSFFLLISENILLCFLLSTFHSTSKYITGTLSLSFRKILTKLIHTHYFENMAYYKISHVDGRIRNPEQRIASDVPRFCSELSELVQDDLTAVTDGLLYTWRLCSYASPKYIFWILAYVLGAGAAIRNFSPAFGKLMSKEQQLEGEYRQLHSRLRTHAESIAFYGGESREESHIQQKFKNLVRHLRVVLHDHWWFGMIQDFLLKYLGATVAVVLIIEPFFAGNLRPDTSTLGRAEMLSNLRYHTSVVISLFQALGTLSISSRRLNRLSGYADRIHELMLISRELSAVDKKPSFQRAASRNYLTEANYVEFSNVKVVTPSGNVLVKDLSLRVESGSNLLITGPNGSGKSSLFRVLGGLWPLVSGHIVKPGVGSDLNKEIFYVPQRPYTAVGTLRDQLIYPLTADQEVEPLTHDGMVELLKNVDLEYLLNRYQPDKEVNWGDELSLGEQQRLGMARLFYHKPKFAILDECTSAVTTDMEERFCAKVRAMGTSCITISHRPALVAFHDVVLSLNGEGGWTVHYKSEDSPVQSENGIELTEVSETNRQTDAIAVQRAFTAAKKDSAFSNPKTQSHVSEVIAASPSVNHDVKLPVVPQLQRDPRVLPLRVAAMFKVLVPTLFDKQGAQLLAVALLVVSRTWVSDRIASLNGTTVKHVLEQDKAAFIRLIGISVLQSAASSFIAPSLRHLTARLALGWRIRLTQHLLKNYLRNNAFYQVFHMSSKNIDADQRITHDLEKLTTDLSGLVTGMVKPFVDILWFTWRMKLLTGQRGVAILYAYMLLGLGFLRTVTPDFGDLTSREQQLEGTFRFMHERLRTHAESIAFFGGGAREKAMVESRFRELLDHSLLLLKKRWLFGILDDFVTKQLPHNVTWGLSLLYALEHKGDRALVSTQGELAHALRFLASVVSQSFLAFGDILELHKKFLELSGSINRIFELEELLEAAQSGDLNIDKLSQSRSTSLYAEDAISFANVDIISPAQKLLAKQLTCNVVPGKSLLVTGPNGSGKSSLFRVLRGLWPIVTGRLYKPIHYFDEEAGSSCGIFYVPQRPYTCLGTLRDQIIYPLSREEAEMRELKFYGKDAINILDARLKTILENVRLNYLLQREDGGWDSNLNWEDTLSLGEQQRLGMARLFFHKPKFGILDECTNATSVDVEEQLYRVAKDLGITVITSSQRPALIPFHALELRLVDGEGQWELRSIRQ, from the exons ATGCCTTCTCTTCAACTGTTGCAGTTAACTGATCGTGGACGAAATCTTTTGGCCTCTAGGAG GAAAGCAGTACTGCTTGCTTCTGGTATCGTGGTTGCTGGTGGCACTGCTGCCTATCTGCAATCGCGGTTTAGTAGTAAGAAGCCCTATTCTTATGGTCATTCCAATGGGGTGCAAGATGATAGAGAAAATTCAGATGAGGTTCTTAAAAGGAATAATAATGTAAAGGGAACTACACGAAAGAGAGGTGGATTAAAGTCCCTTCAGGTTTTAACAGCAATTCTTCTGTCTAAGATGGGCCAAACTGGCGCGCGAGATCTTTTGGCTTTGGTGGGCATAGTG GTCCTGAGAACCGCTTTGACCAATAGGTTAGCAAAAGTTCAGGGGTTTCTATTCCGTGCTGCTTTCCTTCAGCGTGTACCATCATTTTTCCTGCTAATATCTGAAAACATTTTGCTGTGTTTTCTTCTGTCAACCTTTCATTCTACTTCGAAGTACATAACTGGTACCCTAAGTCTGAGTTTCAGGAAAATTCTGACAAAGCTCATCCATACACATTACTTTGAG AATATGGCATATTACAAAATATCACACGTTGATGGACGGATTAGGAATCCTGAACAACGGATTGCAAGTGATGTACCAAGATTCTGTTCGGAGTTGAGTGAGCTTGTACAAGATGATTTGACAGCAGTTACTGATGGTCTGCTTTATACTTGGCGTCTTTGTTCTTATGCTAGCCCAAAATACATTTTCTGGATATTG GCTTATGTTTTGGGAGCAGGAGCTGCAATAAGAAATTTCTCTCCAGCTTTTGGAAAACTAATGTCCAAAGAACAACAGTTGGAAGGAGAATACAGACAGCTCCATTCGAGGTTAAGGACCCATGCAGAAAGTATTGCATTTTATGGTGGAGAAAGTAGAGAAGAATCTCACATCCAGCAGAAGTTTAAGAATCTTGTTAGGCACTTGAGGGTCGTACTTCATGACCATTGGTGGTTTGGCATGATTCAAGACTTCTTATTGAAATACCTTGGTGCCACTGTTGCTGTCGTGTTGATTATTGAGCCTTTCTTTGCTGGAAATCTTAGACCGGACACTTCAACATTGGGACGGGCAGAGATGTTAAGCAATCTAAGATATCATACCAGCGTTGTAATTTCACTATTTCAGGCCCTAGGAACCCTTTCTATAAGTTCAAGACGGCTAAATCGCCTCAG TGGTTATGCTGATCGCATTCATGAGTTAATGCTCATATCAAGAGAGCTAAGTGCTGTTGATAAAAAACCGTCCTTTCAAAGAGCAGCAAGTAGGAATTACTTAACTGAAGCTAATTATGTTGAGTTTTCCAATGTAAAG GTTGTTACTCCATCTGGGAATGTTTTGGTGAAGGATCTCTCTCTGAGGGTTGAATCGGGATCTAATCTTTTGATTACAG GTCCAAATGGCAGTGGAAAGAGTTCCCTTTTCCGGGTTTTAGGTGGTCTTTGGCCATTGGTATCTGGCCATATTGTGAAACCTGGGGTTGGTTCTGATCTTAATAAGGAAATATTTTACGTGCCACAAAGACCATACACAGCTGTTGGAACCCTTCGCGACCAGTTAATTTATCCTCTTACGGCAGATCAGGAGGTTGAACCTCTTACACACGATGGAATGGTAGAGCTACTGAAAAAT GTTGACCTTGAATACCTATTAAATCGCTACCAACCCGATAAAGAGGTTAACTGGGGTGATGAACTCTCTCTTGGGGAGCAACAGAGATTGGGGATGGCTAGACTGTTCTACCATAAGCCTAAATTTGCAATTCTTGATGAGTGCACTAGTGCTGTGACAACTGATATGGAGGAGCGGTTTTGTGCTAAAGTTAGAGCTATGGGTACATCATGTATAACCATATCACATCGTCCAGCACTAGTTGCATTTCATGATGTGGTTTTGTCTTTGAATGGAGAAGGAGGCTGGACAGTTCATTATAAAAG TGAGGATTCTCCTGTACAAAGTGAAAATGGGATTGAATTGACTGAAGTTTCTGAGACAAACCGCCAAACTGATGCAATTGCAGTTCAACGAGCATTCACAGCAGCTAAAAAG GATTCTGCATTCTCAAATCCAAAGACTCAATCACATGTATCAGAGGTCATAGCAGCATCTCCCTCTGTGAATCATGATGTTAAGTTACCTGTTGTTCCTCAACTCCAGAGGGATCCAAGAGTACTTCCATTAAGAGTTGCCGCCATGTTTAAAGTACTG GTACCTACCTTATTTGACAAACAAGGGGCTCAACTGCTTGCAGTTGCTTTACTTGTTGTCTCGAGAACTTGGGTATCAGATCGgattgcatcattaaatg GAACGACTGTGAAGCATGTTTTGGAGCAGGATAAGGCAGCTTTTATCCGATTAATTGGGATAAGTGTTCTTCAAAGCGCTGCATCTTCTTTCATTGCACCTTCCTTGAG GCACTTGACTGCAAGGCTGGCCCTTGGATGGAGGATCAGATTGACTCAACATttgctgaagaactacttaagaAATAATGCATTTTACCAG GTCTTTCACAtgtcaagcaaaaatattgatgCGGATCAAAGAATAACTCATGATCTTGAAAAGTTAACTACTGATTTATCGGGGCTTGTTACTGGAATGGTAAAGCCATTTGTTGACATTTTGTG GTTCACCTGGAGAATGAAGCTTTTAACTGGACAAAGGGGTGTCGCGATTTTGTATGCTTATATGTTGCTTGGTCTGGGTTTTCTAAGGACTGTTACTCCTGATTTTGGTGATTTGACAAGTCGAGAACAACAACTTGAGGGAACCTTTAG GTTCATGCATGAAAGACTGCGCACTCATGCTGAGTCTATTGCTTTCTTTGGAGGTGGTGCTCGAGAAAAAGCT ATGGTTGAGTCAAGATTTAGGGAGCTTCTTGATCACTCTTTGTTACTTTTGAAGAAGAGATGGTTGTTTGGTATTCTTGATGATTTTGTAACGAAACAGCTTCCACATAATGTTACCTGGGGTTTGAGCTTATTATATGCCTTGGAACACAAGGGGGACCGAGCCTTAGTTTCTACTCAAG GTGAGCTTGCGCATGCGCTGCGGTTCCTGGCATCTGTTGTGTCTCAAAGCTTTTTAGCTTTTGGTGACATCCTGGAATTGCATAAAAAGTTCCTGGAGCTATCTGGGAGCATCAACCGGATTTTTGAGCTTGAAGAGCTTCTCGAAGCTGCACAGTCTG GGGACTTAAACATCGACAAGTTGTCACAGTCTCGGAGCACTAGTCTCTATGCAGAGGATGCCATTTCTTTTGCCAATGTGGATATAATTTCTCCAGCACAGAAACTGTTGGCTAAGCAGTTGACATGTAATGTTGTACCAGGAAAGAGCCTGCTTGTTACTG GTCCAAATGGTAGCGGAAAAAGTTCTCTCTTCAGAGTACTTCGAGGTCTCTGGCCCATTGTGACTGGAAGACTTTATAAACCTATCCACTATTTTGATGAAGAGGCTGGATCGAGTTGTGGCATCTTCTATGTTCCTCAGCGACCATATACATGTCTGGGAACTTTAAGGGATCAAATCATATATCCTCTCTCTCGTGAGGAAGCTGAGATGAGGGAATTAAAGTTTTATGGAAAAG ATGCCATAAACATtcttgatgctcgattgaaaactattctTGAAAATGTCCGGTTGAATTATCTTTTGCAAAGAGAGGATGGTGGTTGGGATTCCAATCTTAATTGGGAAGACACACTCTCGCTTGGAGAACAGCAAAGATTAGGCATG GCACGTTTATTCTTCCACAAGCCTAAATTTGGTATCCTTGACGAGTGCACAAA TGCCACAAGTGTCGACGTTGAGGAACAACTTTACAGAGTGGCAAAAGATCTGGGTATAACTGTCATTACCTCATCACAG CGGCCTGCTCTAATACCATTCCATGCTTTGGAATTAAGACTGGTTGATGGTGAGGGTCAGTGGGAGCTTCGTTCAATCAGGCAGTGA